A section of the Metabacillus endolithicus genome encodes:
- a CDS encoding Gfo/Idh/MocA family protein, translating to MVRFGIIGTNWITESFIQAAKKVEGFSLTAVYSRTTEKAKDFADKHHAEHIFTDLEEFAGSDTFDAVYIASPNSLHASQAILCMEKGKHVLCEKPIASNSNEVNAMIKVANEYNVVLMEALKTTLLPNFLAIKENLHKIGKVRRYFASYCQYSSRYDKYKEGTVLNAFKPEFSNGSVMDIGIYCIYPAITLFGEPKEIKASGYMLGSGVDGEGSILLTYDEMDAVIMYSKITNSYIPSEIQGENGSIIIDKIHTPESVKIQYKDGTVEDLTQPQDTESMYYEAKEFIELVTQSKHQSEINSHQNSLITATVIEAARKQIGLVYPADK from the coding sequence ATGGTTCGATTCGGTATTATCGGAACAAATTGGATTACAGAAAGTTTTATCCAAGCTGCAAAAAAAGTAGAAGGTTTTTCTTTAACAGCTGTATACTCAAGAACAACTGAAAAAGCAAAGGATTTTGCAGACAAACACCATGCTGAGCATATTTTTACAGATTTAGAGGAATTCGCAGGCAGTGACACATTTGATGCGGTGTACATTGCTAGTCCAAATTCACTTCATGCTTCTCAAGCCATTCTATGTATGGAAAAAGGTAAGCATGTTTTATGTGAAAAGCCTATAGCTTCTAACAGTAATGAAGTGAATGCTATGATTAAGGTTGCTAATGAGTATAATGTTGTCTTAATGGAGGCATTAAAAACAACTTTATTACCAAATTTCTTAGCTATAAAAGAAAACTTACATAAGATTGGAAAAGTAAGACGTTATTTTGCAAGCTACTGCCAATATTCTTCACGCTATGATAAATATAAAGAAGGTACTGTTCTAAATGCCTTTAAGCCGGAGTTCTCAAATGGTTCTGTAATGGATATTGGAATTTATTGTATATATCCTGCTATTACTTTATTTGGAGAACCAAAGGAAATTAAAGCTTCAGGCTATATGCTTGGGTCAGGTGTTGATGGTGAAGGAAGTATCCTGCTCACATATGATGAAATGGATGCCGTCATCATGTATTCAAAAATTACAAATTCATATATACCTTCCGAAATCCAAGGAGAAAATGGGAGTATCATAATTGATAAAATTCATACACCTGAGAGTGTAAAGATTCAATATAAGGATGGAACTGTGGAGGATCTTACACAACCTCAAGATACTGAAAGCATGTATTATGAAGCGAAAGAATTTATTGAACTTGTTACTCAGAGTAAGCATCAATCCGAAATAAATTCTCATCAAAACTCTTTAATAACAGCTACAGTAATTGAAGCTGCTCGTAAACAAATTGGCTTAGTTTATCCAGCTGATAAATAA
- a CDS encoding catalase codes for MKKDHSYNEEFSASNDESLDNSKSGNEQDETLTTRQGHPVMDNQNIRTIGDRGPATLENYHFIEKISHFDREEVPERVVHARGSGAFGYFETYGKVGDEPVEKYTRAKVFSGVGKKTPLMVRFSTVAGAKDSPETARDPRGFAVKMYTEEGNWDLVGNNLKIFFIRDAMKFPDMIHAFKADPASNVPNPERMFDFVSRTPEATHMITFLFSPWGIPATYRHMQGSGVNTYKWVNAEGKAVLVKYHWEPKQGIRNLTQEEADSIQAKNVGHATQDLYEAIEREDYPEWELFVQIMEDDYHSELDFDPLDDTKLWPEDKFPWLPVGRMVLDRNPVDFHAEIEQAAFGTGVLVDGMDFSDDKMLQGRTFSYSDTQRYRVGANYLKLPVNAPKAPVRTNQQRGQMDVRDPKESGDNPHINYEPSMLGGFKEASKEGRAPHQPTYNAAAMSAPIDRPNNYGQAGDTYRSFEDWERDELIKNLSEALAACNKKIQDAMIEHFTQADEDYGRRVKEGIEMKVKEMKEMSMGEVPGREAGQSKYGQGGLGSLAANEATKDAVKKSHEADPY; via the coding sequence AAATATTCGTACGATCGGTGACCGTGGTCCTGCCACTCTTGAGAATTATCATTTCATTGAAAAAATTTCACATTTTGATCGTGAAGAGGTACCAGAGCGTGTTGTACACGCACGAGGATCTGGTGCATTTGGATATTTTGAAACGTATGGAAAAGTTGGCGATGAGCCTGTTGAAAAGTATACTCGTGCAAAAGTATTTTCTGGTGTTGGAAAGAAAACACCGTTAATGGTTCGTTTCTCTACTGTAGCAGGAGCTAAGGATTCGCCTGAAACAGCACGTGATCCACGCGGCTTTGCCGTTAAAATGTATACTGAAGAAGGAAACTGGGATCTTGTTGGGAACAACCTTAAAATTTTCTTTATTCGTGATGCAATGAAGTTCCCTGATATGATTCATGCTTTTAAAGCAGATCCGGCTTCAAACGTTCCGAACCCAGAGCGTATGTTTGACTTCGTTTCTCGTACACCTGAAGCAACACATATGATCACTTTCCTATTCTCGCCATGGGGCATTCCAGCTACATACCGTCATATGCAGGGATCTGGTGTTAATACATATAAGTGGGTTAATGCTGAGGGGAAAGCTGTTTTGGTCAAATATCATTGGGAGCCAAAGCAAGGTATCCGTAATTTAACCCAAGAAGAAGCTGACTCTATTCAAGCGAAAAATGTTGGGCATGCAACACAAGATTTATATGAAGCGATCGAGCGCGAGGATTATCCAGAATGGGAGCTTTTTGTTCAAATCATGGAGGATGATTACCATTCTGAACTAGATTTTGATCCTCTTGATGATACAAAGCTTTGGCCAGAGGATAAGTTCCCATGGCTACCTGTTGGACGTATGGTACTAGACCGTAATCCAGTGGACTTTCACGCTGAGATTGAACAAGCTGCTTTTGGTACAGGGGTTCTTGTTGATGGCATGGACTTCTCTGATGATAAAATGCTACAAGGTCGCACCTTCTCCTACTCCGATACACAACGCTATCGTGTTGGAGCAAATTATCTAAAATTACCTGTAAATGCACCTAAAGCGCCAGTTCGTACAAATCAGCAACGCGGACAAATGGATGTGCGCGACCCGAAAGAGTCTGGAGATAATCCTCATATTAACTATGAGCCCTCAATGCTGGGCGGGTTTAAGGAAGCAAGTAAAGAAGGACGTGCGCCTCACCAACCAACTTATAATGCAGCGGCAATGAGTGCACCAATTGATCGACCTAACAACTATGGTCAAGCTGGTGACACATATCGTAGCTTTGAAGATTGGGAGCGCGATGAATTAATTAAAAACCTTTCTGAAGCACTTGCAGCATGTAATAAGAAAATTCAAGATGCGATGATTGAACACTTTACACAAGCTGACGAAGATTATGGCCGCCGTGTAAAGGAAGGTATTGAAATGAAAGTGAAAGAAATGAAGGAAATGAGCATGGGAGAGGTTCCAGGCCGTGAAGCAGGTCAGTCAAAATATGGCCAAGGTGGATTAGGTTCATTAGCTGCAAATGAAGCAACAAAAGATGCTGTAAAGAAAAGCCACGAAGCCGATCCTTATTAA